A genomic region of Venturia canescens isolate UGA chromosome 7, ASM1945775v1, whole genome shotgun sequence contains the following coding sequences:
- the LOC122413824 gene encoding uncharacterized protein, which produces MEEALDVHSPVVFDESVTHYEIHAHQPYTSSGFANSDEIRISIQHQDLCVLPARSSLHICGRLSKADGNAVTATQLVNNAILHLFEEIRYEINAIEIDRSKNVGLSSLMKGYASFSPSQTAMLENSGWLDVAEAQQLNNAGGYFDVCIPLAMILGFAEDYRKIVINAKHELILTRSRHDMNAILQTAIENGTFENYKIEITRIEWLMPYVMLADKRKIQLLSRIDKDIVMSFRIWELFEYPALPSTTKHVWTVKTSNQLEKPRFVILAFQTNRKATRTANASRFDHCGITNVKLFLNSQCYPYGKLNLDVQRNQYAQLYEMYSNFQSAYYNEKDAEPLLTKGDFIAHAPIIVIDCSKQNDTLKLAPVDVRIELEADSNFPAGTTAYCLILHDRIVDYNPISGDVRKRL; this is translated from the coding sequence ATGGAAGAGGCTTTGGACGTTCATTCGCCCGTCGTATTCGACGAGTCCGTCACGCATTACGAGATTCACGCGCATCAACCCTACACTTCGTCGGGCTTCGCCAACAGCGACGAGATTCGCATATCCATCCAACATCAGGACCTCTGCGTCCTACCAGCCCGAAGCTCGCTGCACATCTGCGGTAGACTCAGCAAAGCCGATGGAAATGCCGTAACGGCCACACAATTGGTGAACAACGCCATCTTGCATCTGTTCGAGGAAATTCGTTACGAGATCAATGCCATCGAGATCGATCGAAGCAAAAATGTGGGTTTGTCCAGTCTCATGAAGGGATACGCCTCCTTCAGTCCCAGTCAGACGGCCATGCTTGAAAACTCCGGCTGGCTCGACGTTGCGGAGGCTCAACAGCTGAACAACGCCGGAGGATACTTCGACGTATGCATCCCACTCGCCATGATCCTAGGTTTCGCCGAGGATTATCGCAAGATCGTCATCAACGCGAAGCACGAGCTCATTCTCACGCGATCGAGGCACGACATGAATGCGATTCTTCAAACGGCCATCGAGAATGGCACCTTCGAGAATTACAAGATCGAAATCACGAGAATCGAGTGGTTGATGCCTTACGTGATGCTGGCGGACAAGCGCAAAATTCAGCTGCTCAGTCGCATTGACAAGGACATAGTCATGAGTTTTCGCATCTGGGAATTGTTCGAATATCCCGCGCTCCCGAGCACGACCAAACACGTTTGGACGGTGAAGACGTCGAATCAGCTGGAGAAACCGCGTTTCGTCATTCTCGCCTTCCAGACGAATCGAAAAGCCACTCGAACGGCAAACGCTAGCCGCTTCGATCACTGCGGCATTACCAACGTCAAACTGTTCCTCAACTCGCAGTGCTACCCTTACGGCAAGCTCAATCTCGACGTGCAACGCAACCAGTACGCGCAATTGTACGAGATGTACTCCAACTTCCAGAGCGCGTACTACAACGAGAAGGATGCCGAACCCCTGCTGACGAAGGGTGacttcatcgcgcatgcgccaATCATCGTGATCGACTGTTCGAAACAGAACGATACCCTCAAGCTGGCGCCGGTCGACGTCCGTATCGAACTCGAGGCCGATTCGAATTTTCCCGCGGGAACCACTGCCTATTGCCTCATCTTGCACGATCGCATCGTAGACTACAATCCCATAAGTGGCGACGTTAGGAAACGTCTGTAG
- the LOC122413825 gene encoding uncharacterized protein, translating into MLASFIPPTCVALYPHAQQPIVALYSPTSLLSWNFLEAKINNVLQSKGSNAVKVYAVLAAKFTVMKNDEEVFDTKFFNTKAAPIFGTTDIRRWFAENIQEPIQTDLEEFEEQGSGWSLHSIINMTLHINKFNPMRGSSYVDLPAKIRNKNACINVQNNDEQCFKWAILSALHPTNYSNRVSEYRRYEQELNFDGIEFPVEPRKISKFEKQNEVSVNVYILKKKKHDFDVLPLHVTDAKKQRHVNLLLVQDHYVEEEGEEEDEECYAIPRLHYVWIKDLSRLVSTQLSNGKRKLHICDRCLHFYHTEDKLAAHEVDCKKVNKCKVTMPKWANRMLRFKNHGHKERVPFIMYADFECLLKPTRDENAYQSHEAFSVGYYVKCSYDDSLSRYRSHRGPKPAEWFVRELQNFAQELDNVHANPRPMEALTRQQVREFHNAIECHICQKPLLGGDRVRDHCHLTGKYRGAAHNECNLNYQDSRTVPIVFHNLTGYDSHFIIREIATCFPGPVEVLPETKERYISFTKHVAGSDVKFRFIDSFRFMASSLEKLASDLSELRIVRGEFPHLSDEKFELLTRKGVFPYEYADSVDKLQDIELPPKASFHSSLTGSDISDADYEHAKRVWDEFEIRSLGEYSDLYLKTDVLLLADVFENFRNNSVAAYGLDPAHYYTLPGYSWDAMFRYTQVQLELLTDPDMHLFVEQGIRGGISQCSNRYARANNKYMSDYDANEEAKYLMYFDVNNLYGRAMMEYLPQGGFEWFTGHNVDFLNVPDDSPVGYILEVDLDYPENCHDSHKDLPLCPEHKSAPGSKQNKLMTTLEPKKRYILHYRNLKQAVQQGMKLVRVHRVLKFRQSAWLRPYIELNSELRKRARNEFEKNLYKLMNNAVFGKTMENVRKHVTVKLVRKWGGRYGAEALIAKPNFHSCSIFGENLVAIQLTKTEVYLNKPIYVGLSVLDLSKIHVYDFHYEYMKREFDDRCKLLYTDTDSLLYEIRCNDIYAIMKRDIKRFDTSDYPPNNRFGMPQANKKVIGLMKDECNGRIMTEFVGLRSKMYCVRVEGRDRIKRVKGVKRSVVEASITFDDFLRCLRDKKAQRRVQCVIRSRLHNVFTERQSKVALSAHDDKRILLPGSTDTLPWGHFRAPPPPPPLPPPPPPPPPQLPPPLLPPPPPQLPPPPAP; encoded by the coding sequence ATGCTCGCCTCTTTTATACCTCCCACCTGCGTTGCTCTTTACCCCCACGCTCAGCAGCCAATCGTTGCTCTCTACAGTCCCACCTCATTGCTATCCTGGAACTTTCTGGAAGCGAAAATCAACAACGTTCTGCAGAGTAAGGGATCGAATGCGGTCAAGGTTTACGCCGTGCTTGCCGCAAAATTCACCGTTATGAAGAATGATGAAGAGGTGTTCGATACGAAGTTCTTCAACACGAAGGCAGCACCGATCTTCGGCACCACTGATATACGCCGATGGTTCGCGGAGAACATTCAGGAGCCCATTCAGACGGATCTGGAGGAATTCGAGGAGCAAGGTTCAGGCTGGTCGTTGCATTCCATCATCAACATGACGCTGCACATCAACAAGTTCAATCCGATGCGTGGCAGCTCTTACGTGGATCTGCCGGCCAAGATACGAAACAAGAACGCCTGCATCAACGTCCAGAACAACGACGAGCAGTGCTTCAAGTGGGCCATACTATCGGCGCTTCATCCCACCAATTATTCCAACCGTGTCTCCGAATACAGACGGTACGAGCAGGAATTAAACTTTGACGGGATCGAGTTCCCCGTGGAGCCACGTAAAATCTCCAAATTCGAGAAGCAAAACGAGGTCTCAGTCAACGTCTACAtattgaagaagaagaagcatgACTTCGACGTGTTGCCCCTACACGTGACGGATGCGAAGAAGCAACGACACGTCAATCTACTCCTAGTGCAGGACCATTACGTGGAGGAGGAGGGTGAGGAAGAGGATGAGGAGTGCTACGCGATCCCGAGGCTCCATTACGTGTGGATTAAGGACCTGTCTCGTCTGGTATCAACCCAATTGTCGAACGGTAAGCGCAAACTGCACATCTGCGATCGCTGCCTCCACTTCTACCACACCGAAGACAAGCTGGCAGCACACGAAGTTGATTGCAAGAAAGTCAACAAGTGCAAGGTCACCATGCCCAAATGGGCGAACAGGATGCTTCGTTTCAAGAACCATGGGCACAAGGAGCGCGTACCTTTCATCATGTATGCCGACTTCGAGTGCTTGCTGAAACCGACCCGGGACGAGAATGCCTATCAGAGCCACGAGGCATTCAGCGTGGGGTACTATGTGAAGTGTAGCTACGACGACTCACTATCGCGCTACCGCAGTCACAGGGGGCCGAAGCCCGCGGAATGGTTCGTCAGGGAGCTGCAGAACTTCGCTCAAGAACTGGACAATGTTCACGCGAACCCTCGGCCCATGGAAGCACTGACGCGGCAACAGGTCCGAGAGTTCCACAACGCCATCGAGTGCCACATCTGCCAGAAACCCCTATTGGGCGGCGACCGAGTGAGAGACCACTGCCATCTGACGGGCAAGTACCGCGGAGCAGCGCACAACGAGTGCAACCTGAACTATCAGGACTCGAGGACCGTGCCCATCGTCTTCCACAATCTCACCGGCTACGACTCGCACTTCATCATACGGGAAATCGCCACATGCTTCCCCGGTCCAGTCGAGGTCTTGCCCGAGACGAAGGAACGCTACATCTCGTTCACGAAGCACGTTGCCGGCAGCGATGTGAAGTTTCGCTTCATCGACTCGTTCCGCTTCATGGCGTCGTCGCTGGAAAAACTAGCATCGGACTTGAGTGAGCTGCGGATCGTGAGGGGTGAATTCCCCCACCTGTCCGATGAGAAATTCGAGCTGCTCACGAGGAAGGGTGTGTTCCCCTACGAGTACGCCGACTCTGTGGACAAATTGCAGGATATCGAGCTACCGCCAAAAGCGAGCTTCCACAGTTCACTGACGGGCAGCGACATCTCGGACGCGGACTACGAGCACGCCAAGAGAGTGTGGGACGAGTTCGAGATCCGGAGCTTGGGCGAATACTCGGACCTGTACTTGAAAACGGATGTGCTTCTCCTTGCCGATGTCTTCGAGAACTTCCGCAACAACTCTGTCGCAGCATACGGCCTGGACCCCGCCCACTACTACACACTGCCAGGCTACTCTTGGGACGCGATGTTTAGGTACACCCAGGTCCAGCTAGAACTCCTCACCGACCCCGATATGCACCTCTTCGTCGAGCAAGGAATACGCGGGGGTATTAGCCAGTGCTCCAACCGATACGCCCGGGCCAACAACAAATACATGAGCGACTACGACGCCAATGAGGAGGCCAAGTATCTGATGTACTTCGACgtgaacaatttgtatggCCGAGCGATGATGGAGTACCTGCCGCAAGGAGGCTTCGAGTGGTTCACCGGCCATAACGTCGACTTCCTCAATGTGCCGGACGACTCGCCTGTCGGATACATCCTCGAAGTGGATCTCGACTACCCGGAGAATTGTCACGACTCGCACAAAGACCTGCCGCTGTGTCCCGAGCACAAGAGCGCCCCCGGCTCGAAACAGAACAAGCTCATGACTACGCTGGAGCCGAAGAAGCGCTACATCCTCCACTACCGCAACTTGAAGCAGGCTGTGCAGCAGGGGATGAAACTCGTACGCGTCCATCGCGTCTTGAAGTTCAGACAGTCCGCATGGCTACGACCCTACATCGAGCTGAACAGCGAGTTGCGAAAACGGGCGCGGAATGAGTTTGAGAAGAATCTCTACAAACTCATGAACAACGCGGTGTTCGGCAAGACGATGGAGAACGTACGCAAACACGTGACTGTGAAGCTGGTGAGGAAGTGGGGTGGGCGCTACGGGGCCGAAGCACTCATCGCCAAGCCGAATTTCCATAGCTGCTCCATCTTCGGGGAGAACCTCGTGGCGATTCAGCTCACGAAGACGGAGGTTTATCTCAATAAGCCGATCTACGTGGGGCTGAGCGTGCTGGACCTATCGAAGATCCACGTATACGACTTCCACTACGAGTACATGAAGCGGGAATTCGACGATCGATGCAAGCTCCTCTACACCGACACCGACAGCCTGCTCTACGAGATTCGCTGCAACGACATCTATGCCATCATGAAGCGCGATATCAAGCGATTCGACACGTCCGATTACCCGCCGAACAACCGGTTTGGCATGCCACAGGCCAATAAAAAGGTGATCGGCCTTATGAAGGATGAGTGCAACGGCCGCATCATGACCGAGTTCGTGGGCTTGCGCAGTAAGATGTATTGCGTCCGTGTGGAGGGGCGTGATCGCATCAAGAGGGTCAAGGGCGTGAAGAGGAGCGTGGTCGAGGCGAGCATCACATTCGACGACTTTCTGCGATGTCTCCGAGACAAAAAGGCGCAACGACGAGTGCAATGCGTAATCAGATCACGCTTGCACAATGTGTTTACGGAGAGGCAGTCGAAAGTGGCGCTCAGTGCTCACGACGACAAACGCATTCTCCTACCCGGCAGCACGgacacgttgccatggggGCATTTCAGGGCCCCGCCACCACCACCGCCActgccaccaccaccaccaccaccaccaccgcaGCTACCACCACCACTACTGCCACCACCACCGCCGCAGCTACCACCACCACCTGCGCCCTGA